A portion of the Sphingobacterium spiritivorum genome contains these proteins:
- a CDS encoding SusC/RagA family TonB-linked outer membrane protein, producing the protein MQSKPKISECDDFFLIKAKLSDMKIFYKIKKELMLLCLMISITLTSTAQTTVRGIVKDENGNALSGVSVKIKNTNNGTSSDENGNYSITVSDKDAVLVFSIISFSPQEIRPNGRTTLNVTLTSTETQLEDVVIVGYGVRKRQDVTGAVAKANLSLQKQSPNGNVMSSLRGTVPGLTVGQVTTAGSDPSIMIRGRNSISGTTSPLIVLDGLIYRGSITSINSSDIASIDLLKDASAAAVYGSQASNGVILITTKSGSGTQDKVIIDYSGSVSFQEMTKKDMRPVSGAGFIQKLGDWYLSESRDPNDMTQMNPKWDPTTKLSVIEADNYKNGYEADWWKLLTNPSPKIQNHNIGISGRSQKINFYLGYGYFDQKNLVKNDNYNRNSIRLNMEAKALDWLTIGAQTGLTINNYSGVSPSFTDLIYSRPYNLPFDPVTGQQLEFYPNSTSPTQLEVLRRSRDSDKNLNLIGNFYVSADIPYIKGLNYRVNLGNNYIYANRFNYNAPNVEATAYKRYMTDYFLTLDNILTYKRDFGKHGIDATLLYGAEINKHDGTQTVAGGILNGALGYDRLDVGDPLRLSASNDLSILPWKEQALYQMARLSYSYNKKYILTGTVRRDGFSGFSAKNKTAVFPSVAFAWRMIDENFIKSVSQINDLKLRVSYGATGNRTVGRYQTLSQMNVGLGSGYLYGSGAGAQAGSFLGQLPNPDLKWETTTSFNTGVDFALFNNRLYGALDLYFSNSKNLLNSKGTPTITGFSSYLINIGKIQNRGQELNINGVPIAKKDFRWEVGVNFFRNRNKVLDIDGTKKDLINGSDPILSFFIGQPYGVVYNYKITGMYQLGEEIPAPLAAQGFKSGQYKIEDTNGDGIITTADKQILGKLDPSYSLSISNSFRYKNVQLKFFINSIQGGENGYLGAPGIMLQNPDNIRNNNAFAFDYWTPNNPDARYRSIAAYVPTLGENFGPYISRSFIRLQDLTLTYSLSDKLIERIKVVKALSIYANVQNLFTITNWDGWDPEANPPGSQRSSLGLRMPGGMGLDANGYPVMKNYSLGVNITF; encoded by the coding sequence ATGCAAAGTAAACCTAAAATCAGTGAATGTGATGACTTCTTCCTGATTAAAGCTAAACTATCGGACATGAAAATTTTTTACAAAATCAAAAAAGAACTGATGCTGCTCTGTTTAATGATAAGTATCACTCTGACTTCTACGGCACAGACAACCGTAAGGGGAATTGTCAAAGATGAGAATGGCAATGCGCTTTCCGGTGTCAGTGTAAAAATCAAAAACACGAATAACGGAACATCTTCTGATGAAAACGGAAATTATTCAATAACAGTATCCGATAAAGATGCCGTTCTTGTTTTTTCTATAATCAGTTTTTCCCCTCAGGAGATTCGTCCGAACGGGCGGACAACGCTTAATGTAACACTTACTTCAACAGAAACACAACTTGAGGATGTTGTCATCGTCGGATATGGTGTCAGAAAACGTCAGGATGTTACAGGAGCTGTGGCAAAGGCTAATCTTTCCCTGCAAAAGCAATCCCCAAACGGAAATGTCATGTCCTCCCTGAGAGGAACTGTTCCGGGGCTGACAGTAGGACAGGTAACCACAGCAGGGAGCGATCCTTCGATTATGATCCGAGGACGAAATTCTATCTCCGGTACCACATCCCCGTTAATAGTGCTGGACGGATTAATCTACAGGGGATCTATCACCTCGATCAATTCATCAGATATCGCAAGTATAGATCTTCTGAAAGATGCGAGTGCCGCTGCAGTATACGGTTCGCAGGCGTCCAATGGGGTAATATTGATTACCACTAAAAGTGGCTCAGGGACTCAGGATAAAGTTATCATAGACTATAGCGGATCTGTATCATTTCAGGAAATGACAAAAAAAGACATGCGCCCTGTGTCGGGAGCCGGATTTATCCAGAAACTTGGAGACTGGTATCTTTCAGAAAGCCGTGACCCGAATGATATGACACAGATGAATCCGAAATGGGATCCAACGACCAAACTTTCAGTCATCGAAGCCGATAACTATAAAAATGGCTATGAAGCAGACTGGTGGAAATTGCTGACAAATCCTTCTCCTAAAATCCAGAATCACAATATAGGAATCAGCGGACGGTCACAAAAAATAAACTTCTATTTGGGATACGGATATTTTGATCAGAAAAATCTGGTTAAGAACGATAATTATAACAGAAACAGTATCCGGCTCAACATGGAAGCTAAAGCACTGGACTGGCTTACTATAGGCGCGCAAACAGGATTAACCATTAATAATTATAGTGGTGTGTCGCCTTCCTTCACAGATCTGATATATTCAAGACCTTATAACCTGCCGTTTGATCCGGTTACAGGACAGCAACTCGAGTTTTATCCGAATAGTACAAGTCCGACACAATTGGAGGTCTTAAGAAGATCCCGCGATTCGGACAAAAACTTAAATCTGATTGGTAATTTTTATGTCAGCGCAGATATCCCTTATATCAAAGGGTTGAATTACAGAGTCAACCTCGGAAATAATTACATTTATGCAAACCGCTTTAATTACAATGCACCCAATGTGGAAGCTACCGCATACAAAAGGTATATGACAGATTACTTCCTGACACTGGATAATATCCTGACCTACAAAAGAGACTTCGGCAAGCATGGTATAGATGCGACTTTGCTCTATGGTGCGGAGATAAATAAACACGACGGAACGCAAACAGTAGCCGGAGGCATATTAAACGGTGCATTAGGCTATGACAGGCTGGATGTAGGAGATCCGTTAAGACTGTCTGCATCTAATGATCTGAGCATTTTACCCTGGAAAGAACAGGCTCTTTACCAGATGGCCAGACTATCTTATTCCTATAATAAGAAATATATACTTACCGGTACAGTGAGGAGAGACGGATTTTCCGGTTTTTCAGCTAAGAATAAGACAGCTGTATTTCCTTCAGTTGCATTTGCATGGCGTATGATTGATGAAAATTTTATCAAATCAGTTTCCCAGATTAACGATCTGAAACTGCGTGTTTCGTACGGAGCGACTGGGAACAGAACGGTAGGTAGGTATCAGACACTTTCGCAAATGAATGTAGGTTTGGGAAGTGGCTATCTATATGGCAGTGGTGCCGGAGCGCAGGCAGGTTCATTCTTAGGTCAGCTTCCGAATCCGGATCTCAAATGGGAAACTACTACTTCATTTAATACCGGTGTTGATTTTGCCCTGTTTAACAACCGTCTTTACGGGGCATTGGATCTGTACTTTTCAAATTCTAAAAATCTCCTCAATTCCAAAGGAACGCCTACCATTACCGGATTTTCCAGCTATCTGATTAATATAGGGAAAATCCAAAACAGAGGGCAGGAATTAAATATAAACGGAGTACCGATCGCTAAAAAAGATTTCAGATGGGAAGTCGGTGTTAATTTCTTTAGAAACAGAAATAAGGTACTGGATATAGACGGAACAAAAAAAGATCTCATAAATGGATCTGATCCTATTTTAAGTTTCTTTATAGGTCAACCCTATGGCGTAGTCTATAACTATAAAATAACGGGTATGTACCAGCTTGGTGAAGAAATCCCTGCACCGCTGGCAGCACAGGGGTTTAAATCCGGTCAGTACAAGATAGAAGATACCAACGGAGATGGTATTATTACCACTGCAGATAAGCAGATATTAGGTAAGTTAGATCCATCCTACAGCCTGAGTATATCCAACAGTTTCCGATATAAAAATGTACAGTTAAAATTCTTTATCAATAGTATACAGGGGGGTGAAAACGGTTACTTAGGTGCTCCGGGCATCATGCTGCAAAATCCGGACAATATCCGGAATAATAATGCATTTGCATTTGATTACTGGACACCTAATAATCCGGATGCTCGTTATAGAAGTATAGCGGCCTATGTACCTACTCTGGGAGAAAATTTTGGCCCGTATATATCCCGAAGTTTTATCCGGCTACAGGATCTGACATTGACCTACAGCTTGTCCGATAAACTTATCGAACGTATAAAAGTCGTGAAAGCTCTGAGCATATACGCTAATGTGCAGAATCTCTTTACGATCACCAACTGGGACGGATGGGATCCGGAAGCAAATCCTCCGGGTTCGCAACGGTCATCACTTGGTCTGCGTATGCCCGGGGGTATGGGATTGGATGCTAACGGATATCCGGTTATGAAAAATTATTCATTAGGTGTGAACATCACATTTTAA
- a CDS encoding glycosyl hydrolase family 28-related protein, with translation MKDLKFIYLLLAVLLTISCKNDLLVDDEADSDMKLSPKEMAITPGYLPLPNGSFEEGTGNTFTDWTAFNGASTLSATTVPAEVYEGNRALKVVNTVSNGIDNSWKIQFGSAYLPTVSGRDYRIRVWAKATATGTNGFRFQIRGGTTQFLPHKKIGTSWALYEWGFTATADSTMILFNLGADANTYYIDNVSVSEVPATVAYSAIWGENGELWDKSRIPDFTNAGYKSGNQAIPDYPQSINVTTLGAVGDGVTDNTAVFKTAIKQCAENGTIYIPAGKYVLKDTLMIKRSGINIKGAGDATILYFTKGLEELYPRYNATSKQSPWSWEGGMITFSENISGSGIQSLKIEFPDNAWAGHNFHERAYNAIGYTKNAHDGWIKNVKMKGCDIGIWIGPTSHHITAEGWTLESGPVRAAGTKGVGHHGVNIYGGYNLFQNFEVKGKFHHDLSVESASSIFNVFRNGKGTDICLDHHNHQVRNNLFTNLNVGTGSRLYTSGGNDTPAGININETYWNITAINNLSYNNMGSGSGAKSKNNVAVGIKTTSGSALPNVNNNWYETISPASLYPKDLYVSQMKLVKNITVN, from the coding sequence ATGAAAGATTTAAAATTTATTTATTTGTTATTGGCTGTGCTTTTAACAATATCATGTAAAAATGATTTACTGGTAGACGATGAAGCTGATTCTGATATGAAATTATCACCTAAAGAGATGGCAATTACTCCCGGTTATTTACCATTGCCTAATGGTTCTTTTGAAGAAGGAACAGGCAATACTTTTACAGACTGGACTGCATTTAACGGAGCTTCCACGCTTTCAGCCACAACAGTACCCGCAGAAGTGTATGAGGGTAACCGTGCGCTAAAAGTGGTAAATACCGTCAGTAATGGGATAGATAATTCATGGAAAATACAATTTGGCTCAGCTTATCTTCCCACTGTATCTGGCAGGGATTACCGTATTCGCGTATGGGCAAAAGCAACAGCAACAGGTACCAACGGATTTCGATTCCAGATAAGGGGAGGTACTACACAATTTTTGCCACATAAGAAGATTGGGACTTCCTGGGCATTATATGAGTGGGGCTTTACAGCAACTGCAGATTCTACGATGATCTTATTTAATCTGGGAGCTGATGCAAATACCTATTATATAGATAACGTATCAGTCAGCGAGGTACCGGCTACTGTCGCATATTCTGCCATATGGGGAGAAAATGGCGAGTTGTGGGATAAATCCCGTATTCCGGATTTCACAAACGCCGGATATAAGAGTGGAAATCAGGCTATTCCTGATTATCCCCAAAGCATAAATGTCACCACTTTAGGAGCCGTTGGAGATGGTGTTACAGATAATACCGCTGTGTTCAAGACCGCTATTAAGCAGTGTGCTGAGAATGGTACCATTTATATTCCTGCCGGAAAATATGTATTAAAAGACACATTGATGATTAAGCGCAGTGGTATTAATATCAAGGGAGCCGGAGATGCGACTATACTTTATTTTACCAAAGGACTGGAAGAGCTTTATCCCCGATATAATGCTACCTCCAAACAATCCCCCTGGTCATGGGAAGGTGGTATGATCACCTTCTCAGAAAATATCAGCGGATCCGGTATTCAGTCTTTAAAAATAGAATTTCCGGACAATGCCTGGGCCGGACACAATTTTCATGAACGGGCTTACAACGCTATTGGTTATACAAAAAATGCACATGACGGATGGATCAAAAATGTAAAAATGAAAGGTTGCGACATCGGAATCTGGATCGGACCAACCTCACATCATATTACTGCAGAAGGATGGACACTGGAATCCGGTCCTGTACGCGCTGCAGGTACAAAAGGTGTAGGACATCATGGCGTGAATATTTATGGCGGATATAATTTGTTTCAGAATTTTGAAGTTAAAGGCAAGTTCCATCATGATCTGTCTGTGGAATCTGCTTCCAGCATATTCAATGTATTCAGAAATGGAAAAGGAACAGATATATGTCTGGATCATCATAATCATCAGGTACGCAATAATCTGTTTACGAATCTGAATGTAGGAACAGGCTCCCGTCTTTACACTTCAGGTGGAAATGATACCCCTGCGGGCATTAATATTAATGAGACATACTGGAATATTACAGCGATCAATAATCTTTCCTACAATAATATGGGATCCGGTTCCGGAGCGAAGTCTAAGAATAATGTCGCTGTGGGGATAAAGACAACTTCAGGTTCAGCTCTTCCCAATGTGAACAACAACTGGTATGAGACCATCAGCCCTGCATCTTTATATCCGAAAGATTTATATGTATCACAGATGAAACTGGTGAAAAATATAACGGTGAATTAA
- a CDS encoding Ig-like domain-containing protein, producing the protein MKSKGYFPLFLFLFMILCPLLLWADGSKDLYPTGVKGNRAYLISRSESEQGTTSFPFFTLGAHYVYVQSGETIATASSAQNIGEGRIRLTSPSGKIYLSGKNNIGKIVNTGRGTRQAEMSGPRVGYAPYEVKATEEGVWKIEFISPVGEFTENFGDPNIPVVAADGDWSQTWDTSIAAWDISVRDGDDHDWISGRVYTNVLNLHLNSGQMANKHGAFFGKYLVLTHDGFVYKVDGNGSNGIAFTSFVNNMGFVDDEGKSLYKSLDYIPQVGSGDVHDPRQADVNGSITHKILYTKPDLSMPAQAVGAVPELKTWLINNRPEPVVSDINLTGYEGTAGQMGAKGAHIRFTSSEEAKYKIVLERNTDQTQLLTEFVHKASAGLNEIYWNGLDKNGQFAPNGEKYPLTIRVEHILAEVHFPYMDMEINPNGILLERLDKEMNEVESDVVYWDDSDIHDGLPSENSNPRINLQGISSLENGHRWGTYTNQTVQRNTNTNYGNYSFGNEKAIDTWSYAMIPNQQVTIALTVKTSDLEILSLNSPDRQVRKGEEITYTLHLKNNGPSDAPHVRFNFDLPLGFSINHVDMGKVLTTITHEEVNQYSSLLDLSNHEERIVTVKATALYDPGSTIAIQAIASLVRSADMIDPDATSKDMTIKKPLDAEAECSGQGCNNIRVHQEVLWTVTQVSNVKVALIKRAQFIDGNADGYMQAGERIRYYFDVVNKGDEVLKDIRVYDPMITSATLRLSLNNLQPGQAGQIFLDYVITVKDYEARSIVNSAWVEAVSESGIAVKDISGTTYDNDDPTITIIIHKQAIYLKKEVINTGSKRDGLFGVGDRMEYSFTVWNETDTTITDISLQDDMLWEKPQLLAVESLERGQQYKWSAFYTVRDEDVDRGRIMNSATVRANLIHTGQEITDISGTSFDNDLPTVTNVSKRPVGVEDIVLLKQNQSIRFHVLQNDTEGSYPLLPHTLELVKEAMHGEVSLNSDGQVEYRPFENYVGKDEFLYTVQDANELKMYPTAVKIIVNPTTPIAVDDYVIGEYNKDVKISVLENDKTDGVELDIHSIRIVKESQQGTLMISLGHIIYRAKEGYTGTDSFTYQVKDLNGNWTNEARVNIEVSGFSVPNVFTPNGDGVNDIFYVLGTGYYDRISLSVWSRAGKEVYSSNDYRNDWNGDGAEDMTYFYVVQAYRNGVKQTKKTGYILITRKPVK; encoded by the coding sequence ATGAAAAGCAAAGGATATTTTCCATTGTTTTTATTCCTGTTTATGATCCTTTGTCCGCTATTGCTGTGGGCTGACGGATCAAAGGATCTTTACCCCACAGGGGTGAAAGGGAATCGTGCGTACCTGATTTCACGTAGTGAGAGCGAGCAGGGAACAACGAGTTTTCCTTTTTTTACACTTGGAGCACATTATGTATATGTACAATCAGGGGAGACAATTGCGACAGCTTCAAGTGCACAGAATATAGGTGAAGGCAGGATTCGTCTGACCAGTCCTTCCGGAAAAATATATCTTTCAGGAAAAAATAATATCGGCAAGATCGTTAATACCGGCAGAGGGACACGACAGGCAGAGATGTCCGGTCCAAGAGTCGGATATGCTCCTTATGAAGTCAAAGCCACAGAAGAAGGTGTTTGGAAAATAGAGTTTATATCACCGGTAGGAGAATTTACAGAAAATTTTGGCGATCCTAATATTCCTGTCGTAGCAGCAGATGGAGACTGGTCGCAGACCTGGGATACCAGTATTGCAGCCTGGGATATTTCAGTAAGAGATGGAGATGACCACGACTGGATTTCCGGAAGGGTATATACCAATGTATTGAATCTGCATCTGAATAGCGGGCAGATGGCTAATAAACATGGTGCTTTCTTTGGTAAATATCTGGTTCTTACACATGATGGATTTGTATACAAGGTAGATGGAAACGGAAGCAATGGTATAGCTTTTACATCGTTTGTCAATAATATGGGCTTTGTGGATGATGAAGGAAAATCTCTGTACAAAAGTCTGGACTATATCCCTCAGGTGGGGTCGGGAGATGTACACGATCCGAGACAGGCTGATGTGAATGGAAGTATAACCCATAAGATATTATATACAAAGCCTGATCTCAGCATGCCTGCACAAGCTGTAGGTGCAGTTCCTGAGTTAAAGACATGGCTTATCAACAACCGGCCAGAGCCCGTGGTATCTGATATCAACCTTACAGGTTACGAAGGCACGGCGGGGCAGATGGGAGCAAAAGGAGCCCATATTCGGTTTACCAGCAGCGAGGAAGCTAAATATAAAATTGTGCTTGAAAGGAATACGGATCAGACACAGCTACTGACTGAATTTGTACATAAGGCATCCGCAGGATTAAATGAAATCTATTGGAACGGATTGGATAAGAATGGACAGTTTGCGCCTAACGGCGAAAAATATCCGTTAACCATTCGTGTCGAACATATACTGGCAGAAGTTCATTTCCCATATATGGATATGGAGATCAATCCCAATGGTATTCTGCTTGAACGATTAGATAAAGAGATGAATGAGGTGGAATCCGATGTAGTGTATTGGGATGATAGTGATATTCATGACGGACTTCCTTCCGAAAACAGCAATCCTCGGATAAATCTGCAGGGTATAAGCAGTCTGGAGAACGGACATCGCTGGGGAACATATACGAATCAGACCGTACAGCGGAATACAAATACGAACTACGGAAATTACAGTTTTGGCAATGAAAAAGCTATCGATACCTGGTCTTATGCCATGATACCTAATCAACAAGTCACTATTGCACTAACAGTCAAAACATCAGATCTCGAAATTTTATCACTAAATAGTCCTGACCGTCAGGTCCGGAAAGGAGAGGAGATCACATATACCCTCCATCTGAAAAATAACGGACCTTCAGATGCTCCGCATGTCCGTTTTAATTTTGATCTTCCGTTAGGCTTCAGCATCAATCATGTCGATATGGGGAAGGTCCTGACAACTATTACTCACGAGGAAGTAAATCAATATAGCAGCTTATTGGATCTGTCAAATCACGAAGAAAGGATAGTAACGGTGAAAGCTACTGCATTGTATGATCCCGGGTCAACTATTGCCATTCAGGCAATAGCATCTCTCGTACGTAGTGCAGATATGATAGATCCGGATGCTACATCTAAAGATATGACCATTAAAAAACCTTTAGATGCAGAGGCAGAATGTTCAGGGCAGGGTTGTAATAATATTCGTGTTCATCAGGAAGTGCTATGGACAGTAACACAAGTTTCAAATGTAAAAGTAGCCTTAATAAAAAGAGCACAGTTCATAGATGGAAATGCAGATGGCTATATGCAGGCCGGGGAAAGAATCCGCTATTATTTTGATGTTGTAAATAAGGGTGATGAGGTATTAAAGGATATCCGTGTTTACGATCCTATGATTACATCAGCAACATTAAGATTAAGCCTTAATAATCTTCAACCCGGACAAGCGGGACAAATATTTCTGGATTATGTAATAACTGTCAAAGATTATGAAGCGCGCTCAATTGTCAATTCTGCCTGGGTAGAAGCCGTTTCAGAGAGCGGTATTGCTGTAAAAGATATCTCCGGAACAACCTATGACAATGATGATCCTACAATCACAATAATTATACATAAGCAGGCTATTTATCTCAAAAAAGAAGTGATCAATACGGGCTCCAAAAGAGATGGCCTGTTCGGTGTGGGAGATCGTATGGAATATAGTTTTACCGTTTGGAATGAAACAGATACCACTATCACCGACATATCCCTGCAGGATGATATGCTTTGGGAAAAACCTCAGCTCCTTGCTGTAGAAAGTCTGGAAAGAGGACAACAGTACAAGTGGAGTGCATTCTATACCGTCAGAGATGAAGATGTAGACAGAGGTCGCATTATGAATTCGGCGACTGTAAGGGCCAACCTGATTCATACAGGCCAGGAGATTACTGATATTTCGGGAACATCATTTGATAATGATCTGCCAACGGTCACAAATGTCAGCAAAAGGCCAGTAGGAGTAGAGGATATTGTGTTATTAAAACAAAATCAATCTATTCGCTTCCATGTTCTGCAAAATGATACAGAAGGCAGTTATCCTTTGCTGCCTCATACACTGGAATTAGTTAAGGAAGCTATGCATGGAGAGGTTTCTTTAAATAGTGACGGACAGGTTGAATACAGACCTTTTGAAAACTATGTAGGTAAGGACGAATTTCTGTATACTGTGCAGGATGCAAATGAACTGAAGATGTATCCTACTGCAGTGAAAATAATTGTAAATCCGACCACACCAATTGCTGTAGATGATTATGTAATCGGAGAATACAATAAGGATGTTAAAATTTCTGTTCTTGAAAATGATAAGACAGACGGCGTAGAATTAGATATACATAGCATCCGGATCGTTAAAGAATCACAGCAAGGTACCCTGATGATTAGTCTCGGACACATCATCTACCGGGCAAAAGAAGGATATACAGGTACCGATTCATTTACCTATCAGGTGAAGGATCTCAATGGTAACTGGACAAATGAAGCCCGGGTAAACATAGAGGTGTCAGGGTTTTCAGTACCTAACGTCTTTACACCAAACGGAGACGGAGTTAATGATATATTTTATGTTTTGGGTACAGGGTATTATGACCGCATTTCATTATCTGTGTGGTCCCGAGCGGGTAAAGAAGTGTATTCCAGCAATGATTACCGTAACGACTGGAATGGTGACGGAGCAGAAGATATGACCTATTTTTATGTAGTACAGGCTTACAGAAACGGAGTTAAGCAAACGAAAAAGACAGGATATATTTTGATTACCAGAAAACCCGTAAAATAA
- a CDS encoding 7-carboxy-7-deazaguanine synthase QueE has protein sequence MSLQVPENGRQLPLMEEFYTIQGEGYHTGKAAYFIRLGGCDVGCHWCDVKESWDAELHPLTAADTIVEHANIHPSKTVVVTGGEPLIYNLDYLTSQLQNAGIQTFLETSGAYPLSGNWDWICLSPKKFKAPRPDVLANAGELKVIVFNKSDFQWAEEHAKQVSDTCKLYLQPEWSKAAEMTPLIIDYVMANPKWEISLQTHKYLNIP, from the coding sequence ATGTCACTACAAGTTCCAGAAAACGGCCGGCAACTCCCTTTGATGGAAGAATTCTATACAATACAGGGAGAAGGCTATCATACCGGCAAAGCAGCTTACTTTATACGCTTAGGCGGATGCGATGTGGGATGTCACTGGTGTGATGTTAAAGAAAGCTGGGATGCCGAGCTACATCCGCTGACTGCGGCTGATACTATTGTGGAACATGCGAACATACATCCCTCTAAAACGGTTGTAGTAACAGGCGGAGAGCCACTGATCTATAATCTGGATTACCTGACAAGTCAATTACAAAATGCCGGAATACAGACTTTTCTGGAGACTTCAGGTGCCTATCCGTTGAGCGGAAACTGGGACTGGATCTGTCTTTCTCCAAAAAAATTTAAAGCACCTAGACCCGATGTGCTGGCAAATGCAGGTGAATTAAAAGTGATTGTATTTAACAAAAGTGATTTCCAATGGGCGGAGGAACATGCTAAACAGGTAAGTGATACCTGTAAGCTGTATCTTCAACCGGAATGGTCCAAAGCTGCCGAAATGACGCCCTTGATCATTGACTATGTGATGGCAAATCCTAAATGGGAAATTTCTCTTCAGACACACAAATATCTTAATATCCCTTAA